A part of Aquaspirillum sp. LM1 genomic DNA contains:
- the cas3f gene encoding type I-F CRISPR-associated helicase Cas3f, whose product MNILLISQCHKNALTETRRILDQFAERRGERTWQTPITQAGLDTLRRLLRKSARRNTAVACHWIRGKDHSELLWIIGDASQFNADGATPTNRTTRKLTRHARENHWHSLEWISQLACLAALLHDLGKACAAFQARLRAGHVASRNIYRHEWVSLRLFQAFVGVGADDASWLHRLAEVDGHSPDDWLRGLLRDGLDAAARQQPPLADLPPLAQAVGWLMLSHHRLPVAPSDKPEDDKPEDWLGKRLNNLHPALLHDVLDKIQAAWNERPSLASAAEIAPYWQFSHGLPVADLAWRKRAARCARRLLDARHPAAGAWLDDPYVMQLSRLTLMLADHYYSSLTDPTQRRGLNPHYPLHANTGPGGVLKQTLDEHLLGVAWHAGQIAHALPELAEQLPRLARHKGLQRHTREARFQWQNRAADCAAAMRARSREHGAFIVNMASTGCGKTLGNARVMYALAEPTQGLRCAFALGLRTLTLQTGRAFRQQLQLGEHELAIQVGGAASRQLFEHYQELAEQSGSASSQDLLAEDSHVLFEGNDQHPLLQRLAHSRGMPALLGAPVLVCTVDHLIPAGDSLRGGSQIAPMLRLMSGDLVLDEPDEFDIRDLPALTRLVFYAGLLGSRVLLSSATLPPALVQGLFDAYLQGRRHFQRNRGERPQQPPAVCCAWFDEFQHSQHDCAESDAFAHAHLAFAQRRHARLAAAEPRRRAELWPLHLPVGTQLHEALAAELLRALPDLHHAHANRDPISGKRVSFGLVRMANIRPLVAVALAMFRLGAPAGLRLHLCVYHSQFPLLLRSAIEQQLDGALDRRQPDAVFARDDIRRSLDSHPEVDQLFVVLASPVCETGRDFCVDWALAEPSSMRALIQLAGRVRRHRPGAVVSANLRVFDHPLRHFTHPNQAAYCHPGFEQTDPATYRLHSHCLSELLEPGELDVVDARPRLLARQPLHTQTRLADLEHGRVQDLMRAPEAGKPLSARELRSRKRHADPLNAASIWSLPRAWLTGVLPQQQPFREQTRREVELCFLLEEDGEDYAMHQFRPELSPAYNPYVRVDGALLHRIDDAQLRGPGISLWGQADYLAAVQQLAEGLDISPEECARRFGRVRVAEATQGWAFHPALGLVQVFKHRNLTATSTAPTI is encoded by the coding sequence ATGAATATCCTGCTGATTTCGCAATGCCATAAAAATGCCCTGACCGAAACCCGGCGCATTCTCGACCAGTTTGCCGAGCGGCGCGGTGAGCGCACCTGGCAAACGCCGATCACTCAGGCTGGGCTGGACACGTTGCGCCGGCTGCTGCGCAAAAGCGCACGGCGCAATACGGCGGTGGCCTGCCACTGGATACGCGGTAAAGACCATAGTGAGTTGTTGTGGATTATTGGCGACGCCAGCCAGTTTAACGCCGACGGTGCCACGCCCACCAACCGCACCACGCGCAAGCTCACCCGCCACGCCCGGGAAAACCATTGGCACAGTTTGGAATGGATCAGCCAGCTGGCTTGCCTGGCGGCCTTGCTGCATGACTTGGGCAAGGCGTGCGCGGCGTTTCAGGCGCGGCTGCGCGCCGGCCACGTGGCCAGCCGCAATATTTACCGGCATGAATGGGTGTCCTTGCGGCTGTTTCAGGCATTCGTGGGCGTGGGGGCAGACGACGCCAGCTGGCTGCATCGGCTGGCCGAGGTGGACGGCCACAGCCCGGATGACTGGCTGCGCGGCCTGCTGCGCGACGGCCTGGATGCCGCTGCCCGCCAACAACCGCCCTTGGCCGACTTGCCGCCGCTGGCGCAGGCGGTGGGCTGGTTGATGCTGAGCCATCATCGTTTGCCGGTGGCGCCGTCCGACAAGCCGGAGGACGACAAGCCGGAAGACTGGCTGGGCAAGCGACTGAACAACCTGCATCCCGCCCTGTTGCATGACGTGCTGGACAAAATCCAGGCCGCCTGGAACGAGCGCCCCAGCCTGGCCAGCGCCGCAGAGATTGCCCCATATTGGCAATTTAGCCACGGCTTGCCCGTGGCGGACTTGGCCTGGCGCAAGCGCGCCGCCCGTTGCGCCCGTCGGCTGCTGGATGCGCGCCACCCGGCGGCGGGCGCATGGCTGGATGACCCCTATGTCATGCAGCTGAGCCGGCTGACGCTGATGCTGGCTGACCATTATTATTCCAGCCTCACCGACCCCACTCAGCGGCGTGGCTTGAACCCGCATTATCCGCTGCACGCCAACACTGGCCCGGGTGGCGTGCTCAAGCAAACGCTGGACGAGCATTTGCTGGGCGTGGCCTGGCACGCTGGCCAAATCGCCCATGCCTTGCCCGAGCTGGCCGAGCAGCTGCCGCGTTTGGCCCGACACAAAGGCTTGCAGCGCCACACCCGCGAGGCGCGGTTTCAGTGGCAAAACCGCGCGGCGGATTGCGCCGCCGCCATGCGTGCGCGCAGCCGCGAACACGGCGCGTTTATCGTCAATATGGCATCCACTGGCTGCGGTAAAACCCTGGGCAATGCGCGGGTGATGTACGCGCTGGCCGAGCCGACACAAGGGCTGCGCTGCGCATTTGCCCTGGGGCTGCGCACGCTGACGCTGCAAACCGGGCGCGCGTTTCGTCAGCAACTGCAACTGGGCGAGCATGAGCTGGCCATTCAAGTCGGCGGTGCCGCCAGTCGCCAGCTGTTCGAGCATTATCAAGAACTGGCCGAGCAATCCGGCTCGGCCTCCAGTCAGGATTTGCTGGCGGAAGACAGCCATGTGCTGTTTGAAGGCAATGACCAGCATCCGCTGTTGCAGCGGCTGGCGCATAGCCGGGGCATGCCGGCGCTGCTGGGCGCGCCCGTGCTGGTGTGCACGGTGGATCATCTGATTCCGGCGGGCGACAGCCTGCGCGGCGGAAGTCAGATTGCACCGATGCTGCGGCTGATGAGCGGGGATCTGGTGCTGGACGAGCCAGACGAATTCGACATCCGCGACCTGCCGGCGCTCACCCGATTGGTGTTTTACGCCGGCTTGCTGGGTAGCCGCGTGTTGCTGTCATCCGCCACCTTGCCGCCGGCGCTGGTGCAAGGGCTATTCGATGCTTATTTACAGGGCCGTCGGCATTTTCAGCGCAATCGCGGCGAGCGCCCGCAGCAGCCGCCAGCGGTGTGCTGCGCCTGGTTTGACGAGTTTCAGCACAGCCAGCATGACTGCGCCGAATCCGACGCCTTTGCCCACGCCCATCTGGCGTTTGCCCAGCGTCGCCACGCCCGACTGGCTGCCGCCGAACCGCGCCGACGCGCCGAGCTGTGGCCCTTGCATCTGCCGGTGGGCACCCAATTGCACGAAGCCTTGGCCGCCGAGCTGCTGCGTGCCTTGCCCGATTTGCACCATGCTCACGCCAACCGTGATCCGATCAGCGGCAAGCGGGTAAGTTTTGGCCTGGTGCGCATGGCCAATATCCGGCCCTTGGTGGCGGTGGCGCTGGCTATGTTCCGCCTGGGCGCGCCGGCTGGCCTGCGCCTGCATCTGTGCGTGTATCACTCGCAGTTTCCGTTGCTGCTGCGCTCCGCCATCGAACAGCAGCTGGATGGCGCACTGGATCGTCGCCAGCCCGACGCCGTATTTGCCCGCGACGATATTCGCCGCAGCCTGGACAGCCACCCAGAAGTCGACCAGCTGTTTGTCGTACTGGCATCGCCAGTGTGCGAAACTGGCCGGGATTTCTGCGTGGACTGGGCGCTGGCCGAGCCTTCTTCCATGCGTGCCTTGATTCAACTGGCTGGCCGCGTGCGCCGCCATCGCCCCGGTGCCGTGGTCAGCGCCAATCTGCGCGTATTCGACCACCCCTTGCGCCACTTTACCCACCCCAATCAAGCCGCCTACTGCCACCCCGGTTTTGAACAAACCGATCCGGCCACCTATCGCTTGCACAGCCATTGCCTGAGCGAGCTGCTGGAGCCCGGCGAGCTGGACGTGGTGGACGCCCGCCCTCGCCTGTTGGCACGCCAGCCACTGCACACCCAAACCCGGCTGGCCGACCTGGAACATGGGCGCGTGCAAGACCTGATGCGCGCGCCAGAGGCAGGCAAACCGCTTTCTGCCCGTGAACTGCGCAGCCGCAAACGTCATGCCGACCCACTGAACGCCGCCAGCATCTGGTCGCTGCCACGCGCCTGGCTGACCGGCGTGCTGCCGCAGCAACAACCCTTTCGGGAGCAAACCCGGCGAGAGGTCGAGCTGTGTTTTTTGCTGGAAGAAGATGGCGAGGATTACGCCATGCATCAGTTTCGCCCTGAGTTGAGCCCGGCATACAACCCCTATGTACGAGTGGACGGCGCGCTGCTGCATCGCATCGACGACGCACAACTGCGCGGCCCAGGCATCAGCCTGTGGGGCCAGGCCGATTACCTCGCTGCTGTGCAGCAACTGGCTGAGGGGCTGGACATTTCACCAGAGGAATGCGCCAGACGGTTTGGCAGGGTGCGGGTGGCGGAAGCGACCCAGGGGTGGGCGTTTCATCCGGCGCTTGGATTAGTTCAAGTTTTCAAACATAGGAATTTGACAGCGACGTCTACGGCTCCTACAATCTGA
- a CDS encoding Rpn family recombination-promoting nuclease/putative transposase — protein MAHLHDSGYKYLFSHAELVQELLEAFAPPGVSELLDYTTLRLENGNYVTPAMKPRADDVVWSVELQGQRVYLYLLLEFQSTPDDAMPARMLQYVAALYDHLLRSKAVDIADGLPPVLPIVLYNGDARWRQSSEVYDLICAHPPVLKPFQPQLKFWLLDEAAFAAAELEDMHRVVAAIFCFEHTPDTAAARRAIRNLAEAIAQSPFKQRLDRVLAHWVKYRLKSRMPGLVTPDAEELTKGMHMLETNIDRWEAQAIAKGIQQGMQRGEALLLQRQLIRRFGELSAVQQARLAAATPAQLEIWGDRVLDAQSLDEVFGDTRH, from the coding sequence ATGGCCCACCTCCACGACAGCGGTTATAAATACCTGTTTTCTCACGCCGAACTGGTGCAAGAGCTACTGGAAGCTTTCGCCCCGCCGGGCGTGTCCGAGTTGCTCGACTACACCACGTTGCGGCTGGAAAACGGCAACTACGTCACCCCGGCGATGAAGCCACGGGCAGATGATGTTGTCTGGTCAGTTGAACTACAGGGGCAGCGCGTTTATCTGTATCTGTTGTTGGAGTTCCAATCCACCCCGGACGACGCCATGCCGGCGCGCATGCTGCAATACGTGGCCGCGCTGTACGATCATCTGTTACGCAGCAAGGCGGTGGACATCGCCGACGGACTGCCGCCAGTGCTGCCCATCGTGCTGTACAACGGCGACGCCCGCTGGCGACAAAGCAGTGAGGTTTACGATCTGATCTGCGCTCATCCGCCCGTGCTCAAGCCGTTTCAGCCGCAGCTGAAATTCTGGCTGCTGGATGAAGCCGCGTTCGCTGCCGCCGAGCTGGAAGACATGCACCGGGTGGTGGCGGCGATTTTTTGTTTTGAACACACGCCCGACACCGCTGCGGCCAGACGCGCGATTCGCAATCTGGCCGAAGCCATTGCCCAATCCCCATTCAAGCAGCGTCTCGACCGGGTGTTGGCGCACTGGGTAAAATACCGGCTGAAAAGTCGAATGCCTGGGCTGGTGACACCCGATGCCGAAGAATTGACGAAAGGGATGCACATGCTGGAAACCAATATCGACCGTTGGGAAGCCCAGGCGATTGCCAAGGGCATACAGCAAGGCATGCAACGGGGCGAAGCCCTGTTATTGCAACGCCAGCTCATCCGCCGTTTTGGTGAACTGTCCGCCGTACAGCAGGCCAGGCTGGCCGCTGCGACGCCTGCCCAGCTGGAAATCTGGGGTGACCGGGTGCTGGATGCGCAATCGCTGGACGAGGTGTTTGGCGACACGCGGCATTGA
- the csy1 gene encoding type I-F CRISPR-associated protein Csy1 encodes MAPSVPVFRSAIAAFIEERLAAKLAKLDADDPKCAALREQYQYLTWLDDAARRVRQIQLVTHTLKPIHPDARGSNLYAPPSTLADYPELGSHALAGMHADDVVGNAAALDVYKLLKLQIDGRSLLDWLRDGHPDAVAALSDDADDAHTLAEAFVGIAQPRAGGPASHTYAKQVFWLVGDDPLDDGQYHLLSPLYPSSLAHALFAVLNEHRYGEANKLAREALRARRDHDQPFYSYPSLAVQKLGGSKPQNISQLNSERGGNNYLLSSLPPIWKSHKVRPPTGASVFDLFGRHDDVRRLVHGLRHFLESSAPDRADGDAPGPKNNRHTRDIRDRYYADLIDELVLFGEELQEQLPANWSAHADCVLHEAEQLWLDPYRCETDPKFCASWMAMDWPAEVGQRFANWLNKQLAQHLPLGEVEMRHWRKELLVDERLDGWARHLHRQRREQDAPAYIPTRAATREAT; translated from the coding sequence ATGGCCCCATCTGTTCCTGTGTTCCGTAGCGCCATCGCCGCTTTCATCGAAGAGCGTCTGGCCGCCAAGCTGGCCAAGCTGGATGCCGATGATCCCAAGTGCGCTGCATTGCGTGAGCAGTACCAATACCTCACCTGGCTGGACGACGCTGCCCGGCGGGTGCGGCAGATTCAACTGGTCACCCACACCCTGAAACCCATCCACCCCGATGCGCGCGGCAGCAATCTGTATGCGCCGCCGTCAACGCTGGCGGATTATCCCGAGCTGGGCAGCCATGCGCTGGCCGGGATGCATGCCGACGATGTGGTGGGCAATGCCGCCGCCCTGGATGTGTATAAGCTGCTAAAGCTGCAAATAGATGGCCGTTCGCTGTTGGATTGGCTGCGCGATGGCCACCCGGATGCCGTCGCCGCGCTCAGCGATGACGCGGACGATGCGCACACCCTGGCCGAGGCATTTGTGGGCATTGCCCAGCCACGCGCCGGGGGGCCGGCTTCTCACACCTACGCCAAGCAAGTGTTCTGGCTGGTGGGAGACGACCCGCTGGACGACGGGCAATATCACCTGCTCTCGCCCCTATATCCCAGCTCGCTGGCGCATGCGCTGTTTGCCGTGCTCAATGAGCACCGCTATGGCGAAGCCAACAAGCTGGCGCGCGAGGCCTTGCGCGCCCGGCGCGACCATGACCAGCCGTTTTATTCCTATCCGTCGCTGGCAGTGCAAAAGTTGGGCGGCTCAAAACCGCAAAATATCAGCCAGCTGAACAGCGAGCGTGGCGGCAATAACTACCTGCTCAGCAGCTTGCCGCCCATCTGGAAAAGCCATAAGGTTCGGCCACCCACAGGGGCGTCGGTGTTTGATTTGTTTGGCCGCCATGACGATGTGCGTCGGCTGGTGCATGGGCTGCGTCATTTTCTGGAAAGCAGCGCGCCAGATCGGGCTGATGGCGATGCCCCCGGCCCCAAGAACAACAGACACACCCGCGACATCCGCGACCGCTATTACGCTGACTTGATTGATGAGCTGGTGTTGTTTGGCGAAGAGCTGCAAGAACAACTGCCGGCCAACTGGAGCGCCCACGCTGACTGCGTACTGCACGAAGCAGAACAACTCTGGCTGGACCCCTACCGCTGCGAAACCGACCCCAAATTTTGCGCCAGCTGGATGGCCATGGACTGGCCGGCAGAAGTCGGCCAGCGCTTTGCCAATTGGCTGAACAAGCAGCTGGCGCAGCATTTGCCATTGGGCGAAGTGGAAATGCGCCACTGGCGCAAGGAGCTGCTGGTGGACGAACGGCTGGATGGCTGGGCGCGCCATCTGCACCGACAGCGCCGCGAGCAGGACGCACCGGCTTATATTCCCACTCGCGCCGCCACCCGGGAGGCCACATGA
- the csy2 gene encoding type I-F CRISPR-associated protein Csy2 codes for MSATLPDNDGLLILPRLRIQNANAISSPFTHGFPAITAFIGLMWALERKLAEQQLPLIFNSVGVICHDFAEQTQPGYVQTFRLTRNPLNQRGEPPAIVEHGRMHLTLTLVFGVSGGFVELDANARHQLAECVAEQLSCMRVAGGSVLPAAEPRPGGRRQQPWLEVLSQDSQERANSFRRLRRQWLPGFALVSRDDLLTSHLHTLRQHTPDTSVLDAWLDLSRFNWRPAERDNHGKVIWRHDRPAGTGWLVPIPVGYAALGELHPPGSVRDARDTNTPFRFVEGLYSLGQWISPHRLERPEQLLWFADSQPEAGHYRCRNAFADTPAGALSV; via the coding sequence ATGAGCGCCACTTTGCCTGACAACGATGGCCTGCTGATTCTGCCGCGTCTGCGCATCCAGAACGCCAACGCCATTTCCAGCCCGTTCACCCATGGCTTTCCCGCTATCACCGCCTTTATTGGTCTGATGTGGGCGCTGGAGCGCAAGCTGGCTGAGCAGCAACTGCCGCTGATTTTCAACAGCGTTGGCGTGATCTGCCATGATTTTGCCGAGCAAACCCAGCCCGGCTATGTGCAAACTTTTCGTCTGACGCGCAACCCGCTGAACCAGCGCGGTGAGCCGCCAGCGATTGTCGAACACGGTCGCATGCACCTGACGCTGACCCTGGTGTTTGGCGTCAGTGGCGGCTTTGTTGAACTGGATGCCAACGCCCGCCATCAGCTGGCCGAGTGCGTGGCCGAACAACTGAGCTGCATGCGGGTAGCTGGCGGCAGCGTGCTGCCCGCCGCCGAGCCGCGCCCCGGCGGGCGTCGGCAGCAGCCCTGGCTGGAAGTGCTGAGCCAGGATAGCCAGGAGCGCGCCAACAGCTTTCGTCGTTTGCGCCGGCAATGGCTGCCCGGTTTTGCCCTGGTGAGCCGCGATGACCTGTTGACCAGCCATCTGCACACCCTGCGCCAGCATACCCCGGACACCAGTGTGCTGGATGCCTGGCTGGATCTGTCGCGCTTTAACTGGCGTCCGGCAGAGCGCGACAACCACGGCAAGGTGATCTGGCGGCATGATCGCCCGGCTGGCACCGGCTGGCTGGTACCCATTCCGGTCGGTTACGCCGCGCTGGGTGAGCTGCATCCGCCCGGCAGCGTGCGTGATGCCCGCGACACCAATACGCCGTTCCGCTTTGTTGAGGGGCTGTACAGCCTGGGGCAATGGATCAGCCCGCACCGGCTGGAACGCCCGGAGCAACTGCTATGGTTTGCCGACAGCCAACCCGAAGCTGGCCACTATCGCTGCCGCAACGCCTTTGCCGACACCCCCGCTGGCGCACTATCCGTCTGA
- the csy3 gene encoding type I-F CRISPR-associated protein Csy3 has product MALKTASVLAFERKLDPSDALFHAGLWSERQQADAWPVVAVKEKSVRGTISNRLKTKDQDPLKLDAAIQNPNLQTVDIAALPAHADTLKVSFTLRVLSGAGQPSACNDKAYQDKLLATVHDYVQRQGFAELARRYAHNLANGRFLWRNRTGAENIEIHIEHRTAGEAANTWIFDALSLSLRQFDAVSAPLDALSALIADGLAGARHVLLHITAFVRIGAGQEVYPSQELVLNRERGGKSKTLYTVGDAAGMHSQKIGNAIRTIDTWYPEADTLGLGPIAVEPYGSVTTQGKAYRQPKAKQDFYTLLDNWVLKDQIPALEQQHFVIATLIRGGVFGESEDK; this is encoded by the coding sequence ATGGCTCTGAAAACCGCATCTGTCCTCGCTTTTGAACGCAAACTCGACCCCTCCGACGCCCTGTTTCATGCGGGCCTGTGGAGTGAGCGCCAACAGGCTGACGCCTGGCCCGTGGTGGCGGTAAAAGAAAAATCCGTGCGCGGCACCATCTCCAACCGCCTGAAAACCAAAGATCAGGACCCGCTCAAGCTGGACGCCGCTATCCAAAACCCCAATCTGCAAACGGTAGACATCGCTGCCCTGCCCGCCCACGCCGACACCCTGAAAGTCAGCTTCACCCTGCGCGTGCTCAGCGGTGCCGGCCAACCCTCGGCCTGCAACGACAAAGCCTATCAAGACAAACTGCTGGCCACCGTGCACGATTATGTCCAGCGCCAAGGTTTTGCCGAACTGGCGCGCCGCTATGCCCACAACCTGGCCAATGGCCGCTTTTTGTGGCGCAACCGCACCGGCGCAGAAAACATCGAAATCCACATTGAACACCGCACCGCCGGCGAAGCCGCCAATACCTGGATATTCGACGCCCTGAGCCTGTCCCTGCGCCAGTTTGACGCTGTCAGCGCACCACTGGATGCCCTGTCGGCGCTGATTGCCGACGGCCTGGCTGGCGCGCGCCATGTGCTGCTGCACATCACCGCCTTTGTCCGCATCGGTGCCGGCCAGGAGGTATACCCCTCGCAAGAATTGGTGCTTAACCGCGAACGCGGCGGCAAGAGCAAAACCCTCTACACCGTTGGCGACGCCGCCGGCATGCACTCGCAAAAAATCGGCAACGCCATCCGCACCATCGACACCTGGTATCCCGAAGCCGACACCCTGGGCCTGGGGCCGATTGCCGTCGAACCGTATGGCTCGGTCACCACCCAGGGCAAGGCCTACCGCCAGCCAAAAGCCAAGCAGGATTTTTACACCCTGCTGGACAACTGGGTGCTGAAAGACCAAATTCCGGCGCTGGAGCAGCAGCACTTTGTCATCGCCACGCTGATTCGCGGTGGCGTGTTTGGCGAGTCGGAAGACAAGTAA
- the cas6f gene encoding type I-F CRISPR-associated endoribonuclease Cas6/Csy4, with amino-acid sequence MDHYLDLHLLPDPEFSSAQLMSALFAKLHRALVAQPDVHIGVSLPQARAGQRSTDEQPGTQPYLGQHLRLHGQADALAALMAQPWLSGMRDHVNLSAITPAPANAPHRLVRRVQADSNPERLRRRLCKRHTLSEEDARQRIPNRAAHYLELPYVQLRSQSTGQHFLLFIDQGANLPEPCLGGFNRYGLSQGGSVPWF; translated from the coding sequence ATGGACCACTACCTCGACCTGCACCTGCTACCCGATCCGGAGTTCTCATCGGCCCAACTGATGAGCGCACTGTTTGCCAAGCTGCACCGTGCCCTGGTGGCGCAGCCAGATGTGCACATCGGCGTCAGCCTGCCGCAAGCGCGCGCCGGCCAGCGCTCAACCGATGAACAGCCCGGCACGCAGCCTTACCTGGGCCAACACCTGCGCCTGCACGGCCAGGCCGATGCGCTGGCGGCGCTGATGGCCCAGCCGTGGCTTTCTGGCATGCGTGACCATGTTAACCTCAGCGCCATCACCCCCGCCCCGGCCAATGCCCCGCACCGGCTGGTGCGCCGGGTACAGGCCGACAGCAATCCGGAGCGTCTGCGTCGCCGGCTGTGCAAACGTCACACCCTGAGTGAAGAAGACGCCCGCCAACGCATCCCCAACCGCGCCGCCCACTATCTGGAGTTGCCCTATGTGCAATTGCGCAGCCAGAGCACCGGCCAGCACTTTTTGCTGTTCATCGACCAAGGTGCCAACCTGCCAGAGCCTTGCCTGGGTGGCTTTAACCGCTACGGCCTGAGCCAGGGTGGCAGCGTGCCCTGGTTCTGA
- a CDS encoding outer membrane lipoprotein-sorting protein has translation MKATAMLLARPIASLAATLAALVASPASWALDLDTVLRNADHYRMSADNLQVDTLVQTFTLSGELDKERRYTVFAQAGRQSLVLMQSPAEKGQKVLMLGDDFWLLMPNSQRPMRITPMQKLLGDASTGDIATLSWSGDYRATLVGEEACQPDDTSARGCLHLSLQAARKGVTYQRIELWLGKTRHEPVRADLYVQSDKLAKQAQFTLDKTRAMVTDMILIDQLGKQKRTTVSYLSRKPRSVPAEWLNPMFLARSPSLE, from the coding sequence ATGAAAGCCACCGCCATGCTACTCGCCCGCCCGATTGCCTCCCTGGCCGCCACCCTCGCCGCCCTGGTGGCCAGCCCCGCCAGCTGGGCGCTGGACCTGGACACCGTGCTGCGCAATGCCGATCACTACCGGATGAGCGCCGACAACCTGCAAGTGGACACCCTGGTGCAAACCTTCACCCTCAGCGGCGAGCTGGACAAAGAACGCCGCTACACCGTGTTTGCCCAGGCAGGCCGCCAGTCGCTGGTGCTGATGCAAAGCCCCGCTGAAAAAGGCCAGAAAGTGCTGATGCTGGGGGATGATTTCTGGCTGCTGATGCCCAACAGCCAGCGCCCGATGCGCATCACCCCGATGCAGAAACTGCTGGGCGACGCCTCCACCGGCGACATTGCCACCCTCAGCTGGAGCGGCGACTACCGCGCCACCCTGGTGGGCGAAGAAGCCTGCCAGCCCGACGACACCAGCGCGCGCGGCTGCCTGCACCTGAGCCTGCAAGCGGCGCGTAAGGGCGTCACCTACCAGCGCATCGAACTGTGGCTGGGCAAAACCCGCCACGAGCCGGTGCGCGCCGACCTGTACGTGCAATCAGACAAACTGGCCAAACAGGCGCAGTTCACCCTGGACAAAACCCGCGCCATGGTCACCGACATGATTTTGATCGACCAGTTGGGCAAGCAAAAGCGCACCACGGTGAGCTACCTCAGCCGCAAGCCGCGCAGCGTGCCGGCAGAATGGCTGAACCCGATGTTCCTCGCCCGCAGCCCCAGCCTGGAGTAA
- a CDS encoding FtsX-like permease family protein — protein sequence MKTRLTWLKFAWQNTLRNRRRSLVTAAIAALGSAAILLASGFALYTYESLAEATARDSGHLVLGTPAHFSSDEEIPLQHGLSQVNRLRATLLADERVRHVLPRVAFTGLISNGDKSTVMLAAGIDPDSEFAVKGPFLTLTAGTLLTADAARPQAMLGADLARSLKARPGDGLTLLASTTEGAMNAMDVTVAGVFTTGVPEVDKRMVYTSVDTAQRLLVTDKVSSLGVFLDRMDATDSARQRLAAQFPELSVHSWEQEAVFYQAVRNLYNRIFGALGIIIAVIVVFVVANAMAMAIIERTREIGALRALGTLPRQVLLMLGLEGALLGSLGAAVGALLALAASLLLYVFPVDMPPPPGRTTGYPLHVTIDPTLYALTMLAMIALTLMASLAVARKTVHLPVVDALAHT from the coding sequence ATGAAAACCAGGCTGACCTGGCTGAAATTTGCCTGGCAAAACACCTTGCGCAACCGTCGCCGCTCGCTGGTCACCGCCGCCATTGCTGCCCTGGGCAGCGCCGCCATCTTGCTGGCCAGCGGCTTTGCCCTGTACACCTACGAAAGCCTGGCCGAAGCCACTGCCCGCGACAGCGGCCATCTGGTGCTGGGCACGCCGGCGCATTTCAGCAGCGATGAAGAGATTCCACTGCAACACGGCCTGAGCCAGGTAAACCGCCTGCGCGCCACGCTGCTGGCCGATGAACGGGTGCGCCATGTGCTGCCCAGGGTGGCGTTTACCGGCTTGATCAGCAATGGCGACAAATCCACCGTAATGCTGGCCGCCGGCATCGACCCCGACAGCGAATTTGCCGTCAAGGGGCCGTTTTTAACCCTCACCGCCGGCACCCTGCTCACCGCCGACGCCGCCCGCCCGCAGGCCATGCTGGGTGCCGATCTGGCCCGCAGCCTGAAAGCCCGGCCAGGTGATGGGCTCACCCTGCTGGCCAGCACCACCGAAGGGGCGATGAACGCCATGGACGTGACCGTGGCCGGGGTGTTCACCACCGGCGTGCCCGAGGTGGACAAACGCATGGTTTACACCAGCGTGGACACCGCCCAGCGCCTGCTGGTCACCGACAAAGTGTCCAGCCTGGGGGTGTTTCTCGACCGCATGGACGCCACCGACAGCGCCCGCCAGCGTCTGGCCGCGCAGTTTCCAGAACTGAGCGTTCACAGCTGGGAGCAGGAAGCGGTGTTCTATCAGGCGGTGCGCAATCTGTACAACCGCATTTTTGGTGCGCTGGGCATCATCATTGCCGTGATTGTGGTGTTTGTGGTGGCCAACGCCATGGCCATGGCGATTATCGAGCGCACCCGCGAAATTGGCGCACTGCGCGCCCTGGGCACGCTGCCCCGGCAAGTGCTGCTGATGCTGGGGCTGGAAGGCGCGCTGCTGGGCAGCCTAGGCGCGGCGGTGGGCGCGCTGCTGGCGCTGGCGGCATCGCTGCTGCTGTATGTGTTTCCGGTGGACATGCCGCCGCCGCCTGGCCGCACCACCGGCTATCCGCTGCACGTCACCATCGACCCCACCCTGTACGCACTGACCATGCTGGCAATGATTGCCCTGACGCTGATGGCCTCGCTGGCGGTGGCGCGCAAAACCGTTCACCTGCCAGTGGTTGACGCCCTGGCGCACACCTGA